ACCCGACTCGGCCGCGTCCAGCTCGGCCACCTTGTGCCGGTCGCGCATCACCACCACCCGGTCGGAGATGCGGACCACCTCCTCCAGTTCCGCGGAGATGAACAACACCGCCATGCCCTCGGCGGCCAGGTCCGCGACCAGCTTCTGGATCTGCGCCTTCGCGCCCACGTCGATGCCGCGCGTCGGCTCGTCCAGGATCAGCAGCCGCGGCTTGGTCACCAGCCACCGCGCCAGCAGCACCTTCTGCTGGTTGCCGCCGGACAGGTTGCCGACCAGCTTGTCCGGGTCGGCGGGCCGGATGTCCAGCACCTCGATGTACTTCGCGACCAGCTCGTCGGCGACCTTGCGCGGCACCGGGCGGGCCCAGCCGCGCGCCGCCTGCATCGCCAGGATCAGGTTGTCGCGCACGCTCAGGTCGGCCACGACGCCCTCGGCCTTGCGGTCCTCCGAGGAGAACGCGATGCCCGCCGCGATCGCCGACCGCGGGCCGCGCAGGTGCAGGGGCTTGCCGTCGACCAGCACCCGGCCCGAGTCGGCCTTGTCCGCGCCGAACAGCAGCCGCGCCACCTCGGTGCGGCCCGAGCCGAGCAGCCCGGCCAGGCCCACCACCTCGCCCGCCCGGATGGTCAGGTCGAACGGCGCCACCGAGCCCTTGCGGCCCAGGCCCTCGGCCACCAGCAGCGGCGCGCCCGGCGTGCCCGAGCGGCGCTCGATCTCCTCCAGCAGGCCCATCTCGCGGCCCAGCATCGCCGAGACCAGGTCGATCCGGCTCAGCGCGGTGGTGGCGTGCTCGCCGACCAGCCGGCCGTTGCGCAGGACCGTGATCCGGTCGGAGATCTCGTAGACCTGCTCCAGGAAGTGCGTCACGAACAGCACCGCGACGCCCTCGTCGCGCAGCACCCGGATGATCCGGAACAGCTCGGCCACCTCGTCGGTGTCGAGGCTGGAGGTCGGCTCGTCCAGCACGAGCACCCGCGCGTCGACGGCCACCGCCCGCGCGATGGCCACCAGTTGCTGCACGGCGATCGGGTGGCTCTCCAGCACCGACCCGGGGTCGATGCGCAGGCCGATGCGCGCCAGCAGCTCGGCGGCGCGCGCCCGCATCGCCTTGCCGTCGATCCGCCCGAACCGGCGCGGCTCACGACCCAGCAGGATGTTCTCCGCCACGGTCAGGTTCGCGCACAGGTTCACCTCCTGGTACACCGTGCTGATCCCGGCCGCCTGGGCCTGCGCGGGCCGGTCGAAGGAGACCGCCTCGCCCGCGTACCGGATCTCGCCCGCCGCGAGGCGGTGCACGCCGGTCAGCGCCTTGATGAGCGTGGACTTGCCCGCTCCGTTCTCGCCCATCAGGGCGTGGACCTCGCCGGGGAACAGCCGGAAGTCCACCTCCTGCAGGGCCTTCACACCGGGGAACTCCACCGAGATGCCCCGCATGTCGACGACCGGCTCGGTCACCGGCACTCCCCTCACACGACTGGGTGCGGCCCCCGCCACCACACCCGGAGGGTGGCGGGGGCCGCGGTCTGCGGACCTGCGGATCAGTACTGGCGCTCGGGGAGCGCGGCCTTGGCCTGCTCGGAGGTGAACGTCGTCTCCTCGGTCACCACCCGGGCCGGCACCTCCTCGCCGGCGACGACCTTCTTGGCCAGGTCCATCAGCTGGTCGCCCAGCAGCGGGTTGCACTCGACGATGAAGTTGATCTCACCGGCGGCCAGCGCGGTCATGCCGTCCTTCACCGCGTCCACGGTGATGATCTTGATGTCCTTGCCGGGCACCTTGCCCGCCGCCTTGATCGCCTCGATCGCGCCCAGGCCCATGTCGTCGTTGTGCGCGTACACCACGTCGATGTCCGGCACGGACTTCAGGAACGCCTCCATGACCTGCTTGCCGCCCGAGCGGGTGAAGTCACCGGTCTGCGAGGCCACGATCTTGAGGTTCGTGCCCGCGATGGCGTCCTCGAAGCCCTTCTTGCGGTCGAGGGCGGGTGCCGCGCCCGTGGTGCCCTGCAGCTCGACGACGTTGACCGCGTCGCCCGCGTTCTCCTTCAGCCACTGGCCGGCCTTCTTGCCCTCCTCCACGAAGTCCGAGCCGAGGAACGTCTTGTAGAGCGACGTGTCCTCTGAATCGATCGCGCGGTCGGTCAGGATCACCGGGATGTTGGCGCGCTTGGCCTCCAGCAGGACGGCGTCCCAGCCGGTCTCCACCACCGGGCTGAAGGCGATCACGTCCACCTTCTGCTGGACGTAGGACCGGATCGCCTTGATCTGGTTCTCCTGCTTCTGCTGCGCGTCGGTGAACTTCAGGTCGATGCCCGCCTTCGCGGCCGCCTCCTGGACCGACTTCGTGTTCGCGGTGCGCCAACCGCTCTCGGCGCCCACCTGGGCGAAGCCCATCGTGATCTTGCCGTCGTCGGCGCCCGTCGACCCCGCGTCCCCGGACCCGCCGGAGCCACCGGAGCCGCAAGCGGTCAACGCGGCCAACAAGACCGCGCTGGCGGCGGTCGCGAACTTCTTGAGCACTGGTCTTCCTCCGTGTGAACCCGAGACACTGGCGGGGACGGCGAACCGCGTGACCGTGGTCACCTGGGCCACAAGAGTGAACGTTCACAATGGCCACGTCAACCCCTTCGAAACGTCAACTTCGCACGCTTGACACGTTCGAAGGGGGAGACATATGTTAGCGCTCACTTTTGTGACTCAGCGCACGTCAACACCCGGACGTCCTGTTCACGACGCGCGGTGCACGCCGTGCTCACCGACGAGAGCGACGCCCCACCATGTTCTCCCTCCGCCATCGTCCGCGCACCATCACGACGGCCGTCGTCGCGGCACTGGCCGCCGCGACGACGAGCGGCATCCCCGCCACCGCCACCGCGGCCGACGGCCCGACCGACGGCCTGGTCGTGCACTACCCGCTCACCGAGACCGCGGGCGCGGTCGCCCGGGACGTCTCGGGCTCCCACCGGGACGCGGCGATCCTCGGCGACGCCACCCCGGCCGGCGAGGACGGCCTCCAGCTGGGCGGCCAGAACGGTCACGTGGACCTGCCCGACCACCTCCTGCGCGACCTGACCGAGGTCAGCGTCTCGCTGGAGGTGCGCATCGCACTCGACCAGCCCACGCCCTACTTCGTCTGGGGTCTCGGGAACTCCTCGGGCACCTCCGGCAACGGCTACCTGTTCACCACGGGCAACGCCTACCGCACTTCCATCGCCACGGGCAACTGGTCCACCGAACAGACCGCGACCGCGGGCCGCGACCTCGCCCGCGACGTGTGGAAGACGCTGACCTACACCCTCGCCGACGGCACCGCGGTGCTCTACGAGGACGGCGTCGAGGTCGGCCGCAAGACCGGCGTCACCACCACCCCGGCCATGATCGGCGGCGGCAGCACCACGGCCAACCACATCGGCCGCTCGGTCTACGGCGGCGACCACCACCTCAAGGGCGCCGTCCGCGACTTCCGCCTGTACGACCGGGCCCTCACCGCCGCCGAGGTCCACGACCTCGGCTTCGTCCCCGCCGAGGAGAAGGCCCGCCGCGACCTGGCCGCCATCGACCTCGGCGACCTGTCCGCGGTCACCGCGGACCTCACCCTGCCGACCACCGGACCGCACGGTTCGGCGATCACCTGGCACTCCGACGACCCGCGGTACGTGACCGATCAAGGCGTCGTCACCCGCCCCGCCGCCGGCCGCGCCCCGGCCACCGCGACGCTCACCGCGAGCGCCGCCGGCCAGACCCGCGCCTTCCGCGTGACCGTGCGACCGGAGCCGACCGACCGCGAGAAGGTCACCGAGGCCGCCGCCGCGCTGGCGGTGTGGGACGCCGACGACGTCCGCGGCAACCTCACCCTCCCCACCACCGGCCTGCACGGCACCAGGGTGTCGTGGAAGTCGACGAAGAAGAAGGTCGTCACCGAGACCGGCGAGGTCACCCGCCCCGCGCACGGCGAGCGCCCGCAGCGGGTCACCCTCACCGCGACCGTGGAGAGCGGCCACCAGCAGGTCAAGCGCCGCTTCGACGTCACGGTGACCCCGCTGCCCGAGCGGCAGACCTACGAGGGCTACCTCTTCGGCTACTTCACCGGCGAGGGCACCGCCACCGGCGAGCAGGTCTACTTCGCCGCCAGCCGCGGCAACGACGCGCTCAAGTGGGACGAGCTCAACGGCGGCCGGCCCGTGCTCACCTCCTCCCTGGGGGACCGGGGTGTTCGCGACCCGTTCGTCATCAGGTCGCCGGAGGGCGACAAGTTCTACCTCATCGCCACCGACCTGAAGATCCACGGCAACGGCAACTGGGACCTGGCGCAGCGCCGGGGCAGCCGCTACATCGAGGTGTGGGAGTCCACCGACCTGGTCAACTGGTCGGAGCAGCGCCACGTCCTGGTGTCACCGGAAACGGCCGGCAACACCTGGGCCCCCGAGGCGTACTACGACGAGTCGATCGGTGCGTACGTCGTCTTCTGGGCCTCCAAGGTCTACGCCGCGGACGACCCGCAGCACACGGGCGACACCTACAACAAGATGCTCTACGCGACCACGCGCGACTTCCGCACCTTCACCGAACCCCGGGTCTGGGTCGACCCCGGCTACTCGGTGATCGACTCGACCGTGATCAAGCACGGCGCGGAGTACTACCGCTTCACCAAGGACGAGCGGAACAACACGTCCAGCACCCCGTGCAGCAAGTTCATCGTGGCCGAGAAGTCCACCGAACTGCGCGACACCTCCTACGACTTCGTCGCCGACTGCATCGGCAAGGGCTCGATCAGCCGCGGCGAGGGGCCGACGGTGTTCAAGTCCAACACCGAGGACAAGTGGTACCTGTTCATCGACGAGTTCGGCGGTCGCGGCTACGTCCCCTTCGAGACCACCGACCTCGCCACCGGCCAGTGGCAGCTCGCCACCGGTTACGAGCTGCCCAGCCGCCCGCGGCACGGCACCGTGCTGCCGGTGACCAAGGCCGAGCTGGAACGGGTCCGCGCCGCCTTCCCCTGACGATCACCGCTTCACCGGCACCACTCCCCACCCGGACCAACGCCCGGCGAGGGCGAACGTCCGACCGCGCAACGGTGCGCGGGTGACGACTTGCGGCACGCGACCGTCGTGCCGCGAGGTCTGGCGGGCGCCTCTCAGGACTTCTGGCGGTGTCCTGAGGGGCGCCGCCGGCGCCCGGCGCGTTCGGCCGACCTTCTCGACCGCCTGACTGCCACCTGACCATCTGACTGCCGCCTGACCGCTTGACCGCTTGACCGCCGCTTGACCGCCGCCTGACCGCTGACTGCCGCCTGACCGCTGACCGCCGCCTGACCCCTGACTGCCTGACTGCCGACTGACTGCCAACCGCTCGGCTGCCCGACCTCCCGTCCCCCCGTTCCCCTGACTCCAGTACGCGTTGCTTTCCCTGATCTCCCTGGAGCACGCATGTCCCGCGCAGTGATGGCCGCGGCGCTCGTCGCGAGCCTGCTCGTCGCCGTGCCCGCATCGGGCGTGGCCGCCGACACCGACTACACGCTGACCATCGACCCGACCGGCAAGGGCGCCTCGATCGACGACACCATGTACGGCGTCTTCTTCGAGGACATCAACCGCGCCGCCGACGGTGGCCTGTACGCCGAGCTGGTGCAGAACCGGTCGTTCGAGTACGACCGGGCCGACAACGCCGCCTACACCCCGCTCACCGGGTGGGCCCCGACCGGCGGCACGCTCGACGTGGTCGACGACGACGCCCGGCTCAACGAGCGCAACCGCCGCTACCTCCGCCTCGGCCTGCCCGCCGGCGTCATCAACTCCGGCTACAACTCGGGCATCAACGTGGAGAAGGGCAAGCGCTACGACTTCTCCGCCTGGGCCCGCACGGACCAGGCCGCGGGCACCCCGCTGGAGGTCGGCCTGACCGACCCGGCGGGCAAGGACCTCGCGCCCCGCGTCAAGGTCCAGGTGCGCGGTGACGGCTGGACCAGGTACACCGGCACCTTCCAGGCCCGCGAGTCCTCCACCACCGGCCGCCTGCTGCTGACCGGCGGCGGCACGGGCACGCTGCGGCTGGACATGGTCTCGCTGTTCCCCCACGAGACCTTCAAGAACCGGCCCAACGGCCTGCGCAAGGACCTGGCCGAGAAGATCGCCGCGCTCAAGCCCGGTTTCGTGCGCTTCCCCGGCGGCTGCCTGGTCAACACCGGCAGCCACTACGGCTACGACGCCACCACCAACTGGGAGCGCCGCCGCTCCTACCAGTGGAAGGACACCATCGGCCCGGTCGAGGAGCGCGCCACCAACGCGAACTTCTGGGGCTACAACCAGTCCTACGGCCTCGGCTACTTCGAGTACTTCCAGTTCGCCGAGGACATCGGCGCGATGCCGCTGCCGGTGGTGCCCGCGCTGGTGACCGGCTGCGGCCAGAACCGCGCCACCGACGACCCGGCGCTGCTCCGGCGCCACATCCAGGACACGCTCGACCTGATCGAGTTCGCCAACGGCCCGGCCGACTCGACCTGGGGCCGCAAGCGCGCCGAGATGGGGCACCCGGAGCCGTTCAAGCTGACCCACATCGGGGTGGGCAACGAGGAGAACCTGCCCGACGCCTTCTTCGACCGCTTCACGCAGTTCCGCGCCGCGATCGAGGCGAGGTACCCGGACATCACGGTGGTCGGCAACTCCGGGCCCGACGACACCGGCGGCACCTTCGACCGGCTCTGGCAGCTCAACCGCGAGGCCGGCGTCGAGATGGTCGACGAGCACTACTACAACAGCCCGACCTGGTTCCTGCAGAACAACGACCGCTACGACCGCTACGACCGCAACGGCCCCAAGGTCTTCCTCGGCGAGTACGCCTCCCAGGACAACCGCTTCTCCAACGCCCTGGCCGAGGCCGCCTACATGACCGGCCTGGAGCGCAACGCCGACGTGGTCAAGCTCGCCTCCTACGCCCCGCTGCTGTCCAACGAGGACTACGTGCAGTGGCGCCCGGACATGATCTGGTTCAACAACCACGCCTCCTGGGGCTCGGCCTCCTACGAGGTGCAGAAGCTGTTCATGAACAACGTGGGCGACCACGTGGTGCCCAGCACGGCCACCGGAACCCCGGCCAACCTCGAACCGATCACCGGCGCCATCGGCCTGTCGACCTGGGCCACCGCGGCCGCCTACGACGACGTGAAGGTGACCTCGGCGAGCGGGCAGGCGCTGTTCGCCGACGACTTCTCCGCCGGCGCGAACAAGTGGACCGGGACCGGCAGCGGCACCTGGGCCGTGGTCGACGGCGCCTACGCGCAGTCCGACGCCACCGCCCAGAACACCCTCGTCACCGCGGGCGACCCGGCCTGGCGCGACTACACCCTGGAGCTCAAGGCCACCAAGCGCGCCGGCAGCGAGGGCTTCCTGGTCGCCTTCGGCGTCAAGGACACCGGCAACTACTACTGGTGGAACCTCGGCGGCTGGAACAACACCCAGTCCGCGGTGGAGAAGGCCGAGGGCGGCGGCAAGAGCACGCTGGTCTCCGACGGCACCCGCATCGAGACCGGCCGCACCTACGACCTCCGCGTCGAGGTGCGCGGCCGCAAGGTGCGGCTGTTCCTCGACGGGCGCCAGTGGGGCGAGTTCACCGACGACCGACTCGTCGAGCCCTTCCGCCAGGTGGTCACCCGCGACCGGCAGACCGGCGACCTGGTCGTCAAGGTGGTCAACGCCCAGGCGGACGCGGCCAAGACCAAGGTCGAGCTGGGCGGGAACACCTGGGTCCTGCCCGCTGCCGAGGCCACCGTGCTCGAAGGTCTGCCGGACGACGTGAACACCGAGCACACGCAGCCGGTCAAGGCGCGCAAGGCGCAGGTGCGGGTCTCGAACTCCTTCACGCACACCTTCCCGCCGAACTCCGTGACCTTCCTGCGCATCAAGGACAGAAGGCGATGACCAGGACCGGGGAAACGTCGAATTCCTCATGCCACGACGGTATCGAACAAGTGTTCGAAAGTCCGCGATCCGAGCCCATGATCACCCGATCCAGCGACCGACCGGGCCGTCCCCGATTGGAGTTCCCGTGAGCCTCGACCGCAGATCCCTGTTCCGCGCCGGCGGCGCGCTGGCCGTGGTCGGCGGCCTGTCCACCGCCGCGGCCGCCGCCTCCGGCCCGGCGGCGGCCGAAGGGGCCGGGCGCGGCCCGGCCGAGGACGGCCTGCCCACCCGCAACCCGCTGGTCGAGCAGCGCGCCGACCCGTTCATCACCCGCCCGGTCGACGGCATGTACTACCTCACCGGCTCCGTGCCGGAGTACGACCGGATCGTGGTGCGCGGCGCGTCCACCCTGGACGGTCTGGCCACCGCCCGCGAGCGCACCGTCTGGCGCCGCCCGGCCTCCGGGCCGATGGGCGGCTACATCTGGGCGCCGGAGCTGCACCGCATCGACGGCAAGTGGTACATCTACTTCGCCGCGGGCGACTCGGACCAGCCGTTCCGCATCCGCACCTACGTGCTGGAGTCGGCCAACGCCGACCCGCGCGAGAGCGGCTGGGTGCTGCGCGGCCAGATGGTCACCGCCTGGGACACCTTCACCCTCGACGCGACCACGTTCGAGCACCGCGGCAAGCGCTACTTCCTGTGGGCGCAGAGCGAACCCGGCATCAACACCAACAGCAACCTCTACATCGCGGAGATGGCCTCGCCGCTGGCCCTGAGGACCGCGCCCGTGCGCATCGCCCAGCCGACGCTGAGCTGGGAGGTCCAGGGCTTCCGGGTCAACGAGGGCCCGGCGGTGCTGATCCGCAACGGCCGGGTGTTCGTCACCTTCTCCGCCAGCGCCACCGACGCCCGCTACTGCATGGGCCTGCTGACCGCCGACGAGAACGCCGACCTGCTCGACGCGCGGTCGTGGACCAAGACGCCCACGCCGGTCTTCACCACGAACGACGCCACCCGCCAGTACGGCCCGGGGCACAACTCGTTCACCACCGTCGGCGACCGGGACGTGCTGGTCTACCACGCCCGCGACTACCGGGACATCACCGGCGACCCGCTGTTCGACCCCAACCGGCACACCCGCGTGCAGCGGCTGTACTGGAACGACGACGGCACGCCCGCCTTCGGCGTCCCGGTGGGCAAGGGCGGCCCGGCGGTGCGGCTGTCGCCGGTGGACTCGCCGCACCTGGTCGTCCGGCACTTCGAGTACCGGCTGCGGGTGGACGGCAACGTGCGCGAGCTGGCCGACTCCCAGTTCCGCATCGTGGACGGCTTCCTCGGCGCGGGCACGGCGGCGGTCCAGTCGGTCAACTTCCCGGACCGCTACGCCCGGGTCGACGGGACCTCGCTCCGGGTCGACCCGTACGAGGACGGCGACGCCTACGGGCGGCTGGCCTCGTTCGTGCGGGTCGAGGGGCTGGCCGATCGGGACGCGGTGTCGCTGCGGCTGTCCGCCGACCCGTCGGCGTACGTGGCCCACGACGGCTCCGGGCGGCTGGTGGTGACCAAGCCGGGCAACGACCGCCGGGCGCGGGAGCGGGCGACTTTCCGACTCGCTTGATCGAACCCACCGGTAGCGAAGGTCCCTGGTGGACAATGTGGCTGCTGGACAACGTGACGGGCATCGTCGCAGCGAAGAAGCGGTGTTATCGCTAACATCGAGGATGTAGGACAAGATGACTGAGATGGGGCGGTAGTGGAGCAGAAGACCTCGCGCGATCCCGCGATGACGGATGTCGCCCGACTCGCCGGGGTCTCGCACCAGACGGTGTCACGGGTGCTCAACGGCCACCCGAACGTCCGGGAGCAGACCCGGCTGCGGGTGCGCGCGGCGATCGCCGAGCTGGGCTACCGGCCCAACAAGGCGGCCCGCGCGCTGGTGACCGGCCGGTCCCAGCTCATCGGGGTGGTGGCGCAGAACTCCACCCTCTACGGCCCGGCCTCGCTGCTCGCGGCGTTCGAGCAGGCGGCGGCCGGTGCCGGGTTCGCGGTGAGCGTGGGCCGGGTGAACGTGCTGGACCGCACCTCCATCTCGGACGCCGTCGAGCGGCACCGCGACCAGCGGGTCGCGGGCATAGTGGTGATCGCGCCGACCGCGTCGGCCAACGACGCGGTCGGCGACGTCTCCGCGGGCATCCCGCTGGTCACCGTGGACGGCGACCCGGACCGCTCGACCCCGCTGGTGACCGTCGACCAGGCGGCGGGCGCCTTCGCGGCGACCCGCCACCTGCTCGACGCGGGCCACCGCACGGTCTGGCACGTCTCGGGTCCGCCCGACTGGTTCGACAGCGCCGGCCGCATCAGGGGCTGGCGCTCGGCGCTGGAGGCCGCCGGCCTGGAGGTCCCCCCGGTCGTGCCCGCCGACTGGAGCGCCGCCTCGGGGTACCGGGCGGGCCAGATGCTGGCCCGGATGCCGGAGGTCACGGCGATCTTCGCGGCCAACGACCACCTCGCGCTGGGCATCCTGCGCGCGATGAGCGAGCGCGGCCGCAAGGTGCCGCACGACGTGAGCGTGGTCGGCTTCGACGACGTGCCCGAGGCCGCCTACTTCATCCCGCCCCTGACCACCATCCGGCCCGACTTCGACGCCGTCGCCCGGGAGACCCTGGAGCTGTTGCTGGCCCAGGTCGGCGACGGCGAGGTGGGTGCCTCGCAGCGCACCATCGCGCCCAGGCTGGTGGAGCGGGACAGCGTCGCGCCACCCGCCTGACGGCCGGATCGCGACCCGCGCGCCCGGGACTTCCCGGGCGCGCAATTCTTTCGTGTTCCGGAACCGGTGCCGCCGCACCTAGGCTGGGTGCGGGACGCGGCGTCGTCCCAGGCTCCATTGTGCACGCTCACCAAGTCGTTAAGAGCACGTTGCAGGGGGGTCTTGACGTGATGAATGTTAGCGATAACACTGCCTCTCATGGCGAGTGAACCGTTGGTGGTGGGTGTCGACTTCGGCACGTTGTCCGGCCGCGCCGTCGTGGTGCGGGTGCGCGACGGCGCCGAGCTGGGCACGGCGGTGCACGAATACCGGCACGGCGTGCTGGACCGGGCGCTGCCCGACGGCCGCCCGCTGCCCCCCGACTGGGCCCTCCAGGTCCCGCAGGACTACGTCGACGTCCTGAAGAACGCCGTGCCCGCCGCCGTCGCCGCGGCCGGCGCGGACCCGGCGGACGTGATCGGCATCGGCACGGACTTCACCGCGTGCACGATGGTCCCGGTCAAGGCCGACGGCACGCCCCTGAACGAGCTGCCGGAGTTCGCCGGCGAGCCGCACGCCTACGTCAAGCTGTGGAAGCACCACGCCGCGCAGGGCCAGGCCGACCGGATCAACGCCCTGGCCGAGCGGCGCGGCGAGTCCTGGCTGCCCCGCTACGGCGGCCTGATCTCCTCGGAGTGGGAGTTCGCCAAGGGCCTCCAGCTGCTGGAGGAGGCGCCCGCGGTCTACGCGGCGATGGACCACTGGGTCGAGGCCGCCGACTGGATCGTCTGGCAGCTGAGCGGCACCTACTCCCGCAACGCCTGCACCGCCGGTTACAAGGGCATCTACCAGGACGGCTACCCGTCGCCGGAGTTCCTGAAGGAGCTCAACCCCGACTTCGCGGGCTTCGTCGCCGACAAGCTGGACCACCCGCTGGGCCGGCTGGGTGACAAGGCCGGGACGCTCACCGCCGAGGCCGCCGCCTGGACCGGCCTGCCCGAGGGCATCGCGGTGGCCGTGGGCAACGTCGACGCGCACGTCACCGCCCCGGCCGCGCGGGCCGTCGAGCCCGGCCAGATGGTCGCGATCATGGGCACCTCCACCTGCCACGTGATGAACGGCGACGTGCTGCGCGAGGTGCCCGGCATGTGCGGCGTCGTGGAGGGCGGCATCGTCCCCGGCCTGTGGGGCTACGAGTCGGGCCAGAGCGGGGTCGGTGACATCTTCGCCTGGTTCGTCGACCACGGCGTGCCGCCCGAGTACCACGAGCGGGCGCGCGAGCGGGGCATCTCGGTGCACGAGCTGCTCACCGAGCTGGCCGCCGAGCAGCGCATCGGCGAGCACGGCCTGATCGCCCTCGACTGGCACAGCGGCAACCGGTCGGTGCTGGTCGACCACGAGCTGTCCGGCCTGGTCATCGGCCAGACCCTGGCCACCCGCGCCGAGGACACCTACCGGGCCCTGCTGGAGGCGACCGCCTACGGCACCCGGGTGATCATCGACTCCTACACCGACGCGGGCGTCCCGGTCACCGAGCTGGTCATCGCGGGCGGCCTGGTCAAGAACGCGCTGCTGATGCAGATCTACGCCGACGTGCTGGACATGCCCCTGTCGGTGATCGGCTCCGAGCAGGGGCCCGCGCTCGGGTCGGCCATGCACGCCGCGGTCGCCGCGGGCGCGTACCCGGACATCCGCGCCGCCGCCGGGGCCATGGGTTCGGTCGAGCGGGGCGTCTACCAGCCGATCCCGGGCAACGTCGAGGTCTACGAGCGGCTGTTCGTCGAGTACCAGGAGCTGCACGACCACTTCGGGCGCGGCGCCAACGAGGTCATGCACCGGCTCAAGGCGCTGCGCCGCGCCGCCAAGGGGGAGAAGTAGATGTCGGTCCTGGAGGACCTGCGCCGCACGGTCGCCGACCTGCACCGCGAGCTGACCCGCTACGAGCTGGTGATCTGGACGGCGGGCAACGTCTCGGCGCGCGTGCCGGGGCGGGACCTGATGGTCATCAAGCCGTCCGGGGTGTCCTACGACGAGCTGGGGCCCGAGGCGATGGTCGTCACCGACCTGCACGGCAACCTCGTCGAGGGCGACCTGGCGCCGTCCTCGGACACCGCCGCGCACGCCTACGTGTACCGGCACATGCCCGAGGTGGGCGGCGTGGTGCACACGCACTCGCCCTACGCCACCGCGTGGGCGGCCCGGGGCGAGCCGATCCCCTGCGTGCTCACCATGATCGCCGACGAGTTCGGCGGCGACATCCCGGTGGGCCCGTTCGCGCTCATCGGCGACGACTCGATCGGCCGCGGCATCGTGGAGACGCTGCGGGCCGGCCGGTCGCCGGCCGTGCTGATGCGCAACCACGGCCCGTTCACCGTCGGCAAGGACGCCCGCGCGGCGGTGAAGGCGGCGGTGATGCTGGAGGACGTGGCGCGCACCGTGCACTTCGCCCGCCAGCTCGGCACGCCCCACCCGATCGAGCAGCACCACATCGACAGCCTCTACGCGCGCTACCAGAACGTCTACGGGCAATGAGCCCACGAGGGGAGCCCCGCATGTCCTCTGCTGCGAAGCCGCAGGTCTGGTTCCTCACCGGGAGCCAGCACCTCTACGGCCCGGACACGCTCGAACAGGTCGCCCAGCAGTCGCAGCAGATCCAGCGGATGCTCACGGGGTCGGGGCGGATCTCCGCCGAGCTGGTGTGGAAGCCGGTGCTGACCGACACCGCGGCGATCCGCGACGTGATGACGGCGGCCAACAG
This portion of the Saccharothrix syringae genome encodes:
- a CDS encoding ABC transporter substrate-binding protein, yielding MLKKFATAASAVLLAALTACGSGGSGGSGDAGSTGADDGKITMGFAQVGAESGWRTANTKSVQEAAAKAGIDLKFTDAQQKQENQIKAIRSYVQQKVDVIAFSPVVETGWDAVLLEAKRANIPVILTDRAIDSEDTSLYKTFLGSDFVEEGKKAGQWLKENAGDAVNVVELQGTTGAAPALDRKKGFEDAIAGTNLKIVASQTGDFTRSGGKQVMEAFLKSVPDIDVVYAHNDDMGLGAIEAIKAAGKVPGKDIKIITVDAVKDGMTALAAGEINFIVECNPLLGDQLMDLAKKVVAGEEVPARVVTEETTFTSEQAKAALPERQY
- a CDS encoding alpha-L-arabinofuranosidase C-terminal domain-containing protein gives rise to the protein MSRAVMAAALVASLLVAVPASGVAADTDYTLTIDPTGKGASIDDTMYGVFFEDINRAADGGLYAELVQNRSFEYDRADNAAYTPLTGWAPTGGTLDVVDDDARLNERNRRYLRLGLPAGVINSGYNSGINVEKGKRYDFSAWARTDQAAGTPLEVGLTDPAGKDLAPRVKVQVRGDGWTRYTGTFQARESSTTGRLLLTGGGTGTLRLDMVSLFPHETFKNRPNGLRKDLAEKIAALKPGFVRFPGGCLVNTGSHYGYDATTNWERRRSYQWKDTIGPVEERATNANFWGYNQSYGLGYFEYFQFAEDIGAMPLPVVPALVTGCGQNRATDDPALLRRHIQDTLDLIEFANGPADSTWGRKRAEMGHPEPFKLTHIGVGNEENLPDAFFDRFTQFRAAIEARYPDITVVGNSGPDDTGGTFDRLWQLNREAGVEMVDEHYYNSPTWFLQNNDRYDRYDRNGPKVFLGEYASQDNRFSNALAEAAYMTGLERNADVVKLASYAPLLSNEDYVQWRPDMIWFNNHASWGSASYEVQKLFMNNVGDHVVPSTATGTPANLEPITGAIGLSTWATAAAYDDVKVTSASGQALFADDFSAGANKWTGTGSGTWAVVDGAYAQSDATAQNTLVTAGDPAWRDYTLELKATKRAGSEGFLVAFGVKDTGNYYWWNLGGWNNTQSAVEKAEGGGKSTLVSDGTRIETGRTYDLRVEVRGRKVRLFLDGRQWGEFTDDRLVEPFRQVVTRDRQTGDLVVKVVNAQADAAKTKVELGGNTWVLPAAEATVLEGLPDDVNTEHTQPVKARKAQVRVSNSFTHTFPPNSVTFLRIKDRRR
- a CDS encoding sugar ABC transporter ATP-binding protein, whose amino-acid sequence is MRGISVEFPGVKALQEVDFRLFPGEVHALMGENGAGKSTLIKALTGVHRLAAGEIRYAGEAVSFDRPAQAQAAGISTVYQEVNLCANLTVAENILLGREPRRFGRIDGKAMRARAAELLARIGLRIDPGSVLESHPIAVQQLVAIARAVAVDARVLVLDEPTSSLDTDEVAELFRIIRVLRDEGVAVLFVTHFLEQVYEISDRITVLRNGRLVGEHATTALSRIDLVSAMLGREMGLLEEIERRSGTPGAPLLVAEGLGRKGSVAPFDLTIRAGEVVGLAGLLGSGRTEVARLLFGADKADSGRVLVDGKPLHLRGPRSAIAAGIAFSSEDRKAEGVVADLSVRDNLILAMQAARGWARPVPRKVADELVAKYIEVLDIRPADPDKLVGNLSGGNQQKVLLARWLVTKPRLLILDEPTRGIDVGAKAQIQKLVADLAAEGMAVLFISAELEEVVRISDRVVVMRDRHKVAELDAAESGGTVGVDEVMALIAGGAEQRPERAVAS
- a CDS encoding immunoglobulin-like domain-containing protein; protein product: MFSLRHRPRTITTAVVAALAAATTSGIPATATAADGPTDGLVVHYPLTETAGAVARDVSGSHRDAAILGDATPAGEDGLQLGGQNGHVDLPDHLLRDLTEVSVSLEVRIALDQPTPYFVWGLGNSSGTSGNGYLFTTGNAYRTSIATGNWSTEQTATAGRDLARDVWKTLTYTLADGTAVLYEDGVEVGRKTGVTTTPAMIGGGSTTANHIGRSVYGGDHHLKGAVRDFRLYDRALTAAEVHDLGFVPAEEKARRDLAAIDLGDLSAVTADLTLPTTGPHGSAITWHSDDPRYVTDQGVVTRPAAGRAPATATLTASAAGQTRAFRVTVRPEPTDREKVTEAAAALAVWDADDVRGNLTLPTTGLHGTRVSWKSTKKKVVTETGEVTRPAHGERPQRVTLTATVESGHQQVKRRFDVTVTPLPERQTYEGYLFGYFTGEGTATGEQVYFAASRGNDALKWDELNGGRPVLTSSLGDRGVRDPFVIRSPEGDKFYLIATDLKIHGNGNWDLAQRRGSRYIEVWESTDLVNWSEQRHVLVSPETAGNTWAPEAYYDESIGAYVVFWASKVYAADDPQHTGDTYNKMLYATTRDFRTFTEPRVWVDPGYSVIDSTVIKHGAEYYRFTKDERNNTSSTPCSKFIVAEKSTELRDTSYDFVADCIGKGSISRGEGPTVFKSNTEDKWYLFIDEFGGRGYVPFETTDLATGQWQLATGYELPSRPRHGTVLPVTKAELERVRAAFP